One segment of Rosa chinensis cultivar Old Blush chromosome 6, RchiOBHm-V2, whole genome shotgun sequence DNA contains the following:
- the LOC112174696 gene encoding costars family protein yields the protein MNVEEEVERLKEEIKRLGKVQDDGSYKVTFGVLFNDDRCANIFEALVGTLRAAKRRKLLTYEGELLLQGVHDNVEIILKPTPAAATEVTNAGEKS from the exons ATGAATGTAGAAGAAGAAGTCGAGCGTCTCAAAGAAGAAATCAAAAGGCTTGGCAAGGTCCAAGACGATGGTTCTTACAAG GTCACATTTGGTGTGTTATTTAATGATGATAGATGTGCAAACATATTTGAAGCTTTGGTTGGAACACTAAGAGCTGCAAAGAGGCGGAAACTTCTCACATATGAAGGTGAGCTTCTGCTCCAAGGAGTTCATGACAATGTGGAAATCATACTCAAACCCACCCCAGCAGCAGCGACTGAGGTAACTAATGCAGGCGAGAAGAGTTAG